The following are encoded together in the Geobacter sulfurreducens PCA genome:
- the mutL gene encoding DNA mismatch repair endonuclease MutL: MPHRIRILPEILTNKIAAGEVVERPASVVKELVENALDAGCGEIIVEIEGGGRRLIRITDDGCGMSREDALMALERHATSKIATDDDLFSLATLGFRGEALPSVASVSRFTLATRERGSIEGTEIYAEGGKIREVKACGMAEGTVVSVRNLFFNTPARLKFMKSVETEGGHVADLVTRLALSRPEVRFTCVSDGKTLFRALDGTLLDRVAALLGKTVASALHPVDLATEGVRVTGLVARPDVSRSAASHLYTYINGRFIRDRVVQHAILQAYRNFLERGRYPVVVLFIEVSPGEVDVNVHPTKHEVRFRQQGIVHDVIQGAVEETLRLTPWIRRSESPVAAPLAVPRPQQYVQGTGARQVEEVRELLENYRPAVAPHRPLFAPQPAPQPDREPPLPDSGSRMLDDTAVRRHGGYFSSLAVIGQYNASYILCQDGSDLVIIDQHAAHERVAFERLKTQFAAGRVEGQGLLFPETVELSHRESAVVREHGGELGRLGFDLEDFGGTTWIVKGIPRLLAGTDYLRLLRDTLEELQSLGASRSIADAVEDILTRVACHSVVRGEHPLTTGEIEALFAHMDATDFSTNCPHGRPVLQRLTLGEVEKMFKRV; this comes from the coding sequence ATGCCACACCGGATCAGGATACTGCCCGAGATACTCACCAACAAGATCGCTGCCGGCGAGGTGGTGGAACGCCCCGCATCGGTGGTGAAGGAACTGGTGGAGAACGCCCTGGATGCCGGCTGCGGCGAGATAATCGTAGAGATCGAGGGGGGAGGGCGGCGCCTCATCCGGATCACCGACGACGGCTGCGGCATGTCGCGGGAAGACGCCCTCATGGCCCTTGAGCGTCACGCCACCAGCAAGATCGCCACGGACGACGACCTGTTCTCCCTGGCCACGCTCGGCTTCCGCGGAGAGGCGCTCCCCTCCGTGGCCTCGGTCTCCCGCTTCACCCTCGCCACCCGCGAGCGGGGGAGCATCGAAGGAACCGAGATTTACGCCGAAGGGGGAAAGATCCGCGAGGTGAAGGCCTGCGGCATGGCCGAGGGGACCGTGGTCTCGGTCCGCAATCTCTTCTTCAATACTCCGGCCCGTCTCAAGTTCATGAAGAGTGTTGAGACCGAGGGGGGCCACGTGGCAGACCTGGTCACCCGGCTGGCCCTTTCCCGCCCGGAGGTTCGCTTCACCTGCGTGAGCGACGGCAAGACCCTGTTCCGGGCCCTGGACGGCACCCTGCTGGACCGGGTGGCCGCACTTCTGGGCAAGACCGTTGCCTCAGCCCTCCACCCCGTGGATCTGGCCACCGAGGGGGTGCGGGTGACCGGACTCGTGGCTCGCCCCGATGTGAGCCGTTCCGCGGCATCGCACCTCTACACCTACATCAATGGTCGTTTCATCCGCGACCGCGTCGTGCAGCACGCCATACTCCAGGCCTATCGCAACTTCCTGGAGCGGGGGCGCTACCCGGTGGTGGTTCTCTTTATCGAGGTTTCTCCCGGCGAAGTAGACGTGAACGTCCATCCTACCAAGCACGAGGTCCGCTTCAGGCAGCAGGGGATCGTGCACGATGTGATCCAGGGGGCCGTGGAGGAGACGCTCCGGCTCACGCCCTGGATTCGCCGCTCCGAGTCACCCGTTGCTGCGCCGCTGGCGGTGCCCCGGCCGCAACAATACGTTCAGGGCACGGGTGCTCGTCAGGTGGAAGAAGTGCGGGAGCTTCTGGAAAACTACCGTCCCGCCGTGGCTCCCCATCGGCCGCTCTTCGCGCCACAACCCGCACCGCAGCCGGATCGGGAGCCGCCTTTGCCCGATTCTGGCAGCCGGATGCTGGACGACACGGCCGTGCGTCGTCACGGGGGCTATTTCTCTTCCCTTGCCGTCATCGGCCAGTACAACGCATCCTACATCCTGTGCCAGGATGGCTCTGATCTGGTCATCATCGACCAGCATGCGGCCCACGAGCGGGTCGCCTTCGAGCGCCTCAAGACGCAGTTCGCTGCCGGCCGGGTCGAGGGGCAGGGGCTTCTTTTCCCCGAGACCGTGGAGCTGTCTCACCGGGAATCGGCGGTGGTGCGGGAACACGGCGGCGAACTGGGCCGGCTCGGTTTCGATCTAGAGGATTTCGGGGGTACTACCTGGATCGTAAAGGGGATTCCGCGCCTGCTGGCAGGCACCGACTACCTGCGCCTGCTACGCGACACCCTTGAGGAGCTCCAGTCCCTCGGAGCCAGCCGCAGCATCGCCGATGCCGTGGAGGATATCCTGACCCGCGTCGCCTGCCACAGCGTTGTGCGGGGCGAGCACCCCCTGACCACCGGCGAGATTGAGGCCCTCTTCGCCCATATGGACGCCACCGACTTTTCCACCAATTGCCCCCATGGCAGGCCCGTCCTCCAGCGACTTACGCTGGGGGAGGTGGAGAAGATGTTCAAGAGAGTGTGA
- a CDS encoding NAD(P)-binding domain-containing protein, with protein MEQQMYDVLIVGGGPAGIACAYLCHRNDLSYLLIEQGKSVFQGITNTYPEGKNVYPSRPKESPEPFLVEELRPPDKPVAVEKYIQYVQHFVQHENLNIRTEVQFEDLKDARDHLIVQTSVGNFAARKVVLAFGSSIPRELSVYGDAKMVAKTLDDPKKYVGARTLVIGGGNTAADVIISILRAKREAGDTQSVYWAHVAEKFDVNKETAQRLGEEILLGGNIRLLPGAIPRIGEVDQEGVDRLVIRVNEFTQPDGIEIYHAMSFPMKNVIACIGSQGPLPIFDKIGVQTIACAEGVCTVAKEGDRLILLNAEFESTRKGVYVIGGAISPSFMKICGGSIQEEKHPNLIYTAINDAFHVVEAVKRKLA; from the coding sequence ATGGAACAGCAGATGTATGACGTCCTCATCGTGGGGGGCGGTCCGGCAGGGATCGCCTGTGCCTACCTGTGTCACAGAAACGATCTCTCCTATCTCCTCATCGAACAGGGGAAGAGTGTTTTTCAGGGAATCACCAACACCTACCCCGAAGGGAAGAACGTCTACCCGTCGCGGCCCAAGGAGAGCCCCGAGCCGTTCCTGGTTGAAGAGCTCCGCCCCCCCGACAAGCCGGTGGCCGTGGAAAAGTACATCCAGTATGTGCAGCACTTCGTCCAGCACGAGAACCTGAATATCCGGACCGAGGTCCAGTTCGAGGACCTAAAGGACGCCCGCGATCACCTCATCGTCCAGACCTCTGTGGGGAATTTCGCCGCCCGCAAGGTGGTCCTGGCCTTCGGCAGCAGCATTCCCCGGGAACTTTCGGTCTACGGCGATGCCAAGATGGTGGCCAAGACCCTGGATGACCCGAAGAAGTACGTGGGGGCCCGGACCCTGGTCATCGGCGGCGGCAACACGGCGGCGGACGTAATCATTTCCATCCTCAGGGCCAAACGCGAGGCCGGGGACACCCAGTCGGTCTACTGGGCCCATGTGGCGGAAAAATTCGACGTGAACAAGGAGACCGCCCAGCGCCTGGGGGAGGAGATCCTCCTGGGTGGCAATATCAGGCTGCTTCCCGGCGCCATCCCCCGCATCGGCGAGGTTGACCAGGAGGGGGTCGACCGGCTCGTAATCCGGGTGAACGAGTTCACCCAGCCCGACGGCATCGAGATCTACCATGCCATGAGCTTCCCCATGAAGAACGTCATTGCCTGCATCGGCTCCCAGGGACCGCTTCCTATCTTCGACAAGATCGGGGTCCAGACCATTGCCTGCGCCGAAGGAGTCTGCACCGTGGCCAAAGAGGGGGACCGGCTCATCCTGCTCAACGCCGAGTTCGAGTCGACCCGCAAGGGGGTCTACGTCATCGGCGGCGCCATCTCACCCTCGTTTATGAAGATCTGCGGCGGCAGCATCCAGGAGGAGAAGCATCCCAACCTGATCTACACCGCAATCAACGATGCCTTCCACGTAGTGGAAGCCGTCAAGAGGAAGCTTGCCTGA
- a CDS encoding UbiD family decarboxylase: MGYRNLQECVKELERTGQLIRIDVETDPYLEIGAIQRRVYHAEGPALLFTRAKGCRFPLLGNLFGTMDRTTFIFRDTLRVIERLVALKINPTAFLRDPLGHLGIPRAALHLLPRHVSDGPILANHTTLDQLPSLVSWPRDGGPFVTLPQVYSESPSRPGFRFSNLGMYRVQLSGNEYAPNQEVGIHYQIHRGIGVHHAEAIARGEPLKVSVFVGGAPSMAVAAVMPLPEGLPELSFAGLLAGRRIDMICRPDRLPLPAEADFVITGTIDPNRTLPEGPFGDHLGYYSLAHPFPVLTVENVYHRADAIWPYTTVGRPPQEDTTFGAFIHELTGALIPEVLPGVKAVHAVDAAGVHPLLLAVGSERYVPYEEERTPRELLTIASAILGNGQLSLAKYLFIAPHEDEPPDIHDIDGFIRFTLERADWRRDLHFHTRTTIDTLDYSGTGLNEGSKVIVAAAGSPRRELPGELPVGLRLPDGFSAPRVCFPGVLAVQGPAFPGYRDCVTPDMERFCAGISVDDPLNRFPLVVIVDDSDFAARTLNNFLWVTFTRSNPAADIHGIGASVRCKHWGCDGALVIDARIKPHHAPPLEDVPEIERRVDELGAPGGPLHGII; the protein is encoded by the coding sequence ATGGGCTATCGCAATCTGCAGGAATGTGTGAAGGAGCTGGAACGGACCGGCCAGTTGATCCGGATCGACGTGGAAACCGATCCGTACCTCGAAATCGGCGCCATCCAGCGCCGCGTCTACCATGCGGAGGGGCCGGCCCTTCTGTTCACCCGGGCGAAGGGGTGCCGCTTTCCCCTGTTGGGGAACCTGTTCGGCACCATGGACCGCACTACCTTCATCTTCCGAGACACCCTGCGCGTTATTGAACGTCTCGTGGCTCTCAAGATCAATCCCACGGCGTTTTTGAGGGACCCCCTTGGCCATCTCGGCATTCCCCGGGCGGCACTCCACCTTCTGCCGCGCCACGTGTCGGACGGGCCGATTCTCGCCAATCACACAACCCTTGACCAACTCCCCTCCCTGGTTTCCTGGCCCCGGGACGGTGGTCCCTTTGTGACGCTGCCCCAGGTTTATTCCGAAAGCCCGTCCCGTCCCGGCTTCCGCTTCTCCAACCTGGGAATGTACCGCGTTCAACTTTCGGGGAACGAGTATGCGCCGAACCAGGAGGTCGGAATTCATTACCAGATCCATCGCGGCATCGGTGTCCACCATGCTGAGGCGATCGCCCGGGGTGAGCCCCTGAAGGTGAGCGTCTTCGTGGGCGGGGCACCTTCAATGGCCGTGGCGGCAGTCATGCCGCTCCCCGAGGGGCTGCCGGAACTTTCCTTTGCCGGACTCCTGGCCGGCCGCCGCATCGACATGATCTGCCGCCCCGACCGTCTTCCTCTTCCGGCCGAGGCGGATTTCGTCATCACCGGCACCATCGACCCGAACCGGACGCTCCCCGAGGGCCCCTTCGGCGATCACCTGGGGTATTACAGCCTCGCCCATCCGTTCCCGGTTCTCACGGTCGAGAACGTGTACCATCGTGCCGACGCCATCTGGCCCTATACCACCGTCGGCCGCCCTCCCCAGGAGGACACCACCTTCGGCGCCTTTATCCATGAGCTGACCGGCGCCCTGATCCCCGAAGTGCTTCCCGGCGTGAAGGCGGTTCATGCCGTGGACGCGGCCGGGGTCCATCCCCTGCTGCTGGCCGTGGGCTCAGAACGCTACGTTCCCTATGAAGAGGAACGCACACCCCGGGAACTTCTCACCATTGCCAGCGCCATCCTGGGCAATGGTCAACTCTCTCTGGCAAAGTACCTCTTCATTGCTCCCCATGAGGATGAGCCCCCCGACATCCACGACATTGACGGTTTTATCCGCTTTACCCTGGAGCGGGCCGACTGGCGCCGTGACCTTCACTTCCATACCCGCACCACCATCGACACACTCGATTATTCGGGTACAGGCCTGAACGAGGGGTCAAAGGTCATCGTGGCGGCGGCAGGTTCTCCCAGGCGCGAGCTGCCCGGCGAGCTGCCCGTCGGGCTGCGCCTTCCCGACGGGTTTAGCGCGCCCCGGGTCTGCTTCCCCGGCGTTCTGGCAGTGCAAGGCCCCGCCTTCCCCGGCTACCGCGACTGCGTTACCCCGGACATGGAGCGCTTCTGCGCCGGCATTTCCGTCGACGATCCTCTGAACCGCTTTCCCCTGGTGGTCATCGTGGACGACAGCGATTTTGCCGCCCGGACCCTCAATAATTTCCTCTGGGTTACCTTTACCCGCTCCAATCCTGCAGCGGATATCCACGGCATCGGCGCCTCGGTCCGCTGCAAACACTGGGGGTGCGACGGCGCATTGGTCATCGATGCCCGCATCAAGCCGCACCATGCGCCGCCCCTGGAGGATGTCCCCGAGATTGAACGACGGGTCGATGAGCTTGGTGCTCCCGGAGGTCCGTTGCACGGCATCATCTGA
- a CDS encoding ABC transporter substrate-binding protein — protein MMKKLVSCVLAAALAIPGLAMAANVKIGVINSMTGPEAPIGENLTNGIKLAQEDLKKKGINADLVWEDDTGKPQIAMSAMEKLATRDGVAGVVGPYTSACSNAVSKLAERYKVPLLVPAAAKEEITRQGLKWVYRLNAPADQYAASLIDAATGLGKPKTIAFIYENTDFGTSTVKTAKEYVAKKGIQVVADEPYSKGSPDYRSTLTKVKAKNPDLVFMVSYVADAILLMRQSREIGLKPQAFLGGGAGFTTVQFANEKQISNYVLSCTQWTDDVNWPGAADFAKRYKAKFGKEPTYHAACAYEAMMIMAQTAAAANGDREKTRAGLKAGKWNGIMGEVKFEDYAGFTNQNNHQMLVQQILNGKYETVYPAKFATKKAVYPFPGWK, from the coding sequence ATGATGAAGAAGCTTGTCTCATGCGTCCTGGCAGCCGCATTGGCCATTCCCGGCCTTGCCATGGCAGCCAACGTAAAGATCGGGGTCATCAACTCCATGACCGGCCCCGAGGCCCCCATCGGCGAGAACCTGACCAACGGCATCAAGCTTGCCCAGGAGGATTTGAAAAAGAAAGGAATCAACGCCGACCTCGTCTGGGAAGACGACACCGGTAAGCCCCAGATTGCCATGAGCGCAATGGAAAAGCTCGCCACCCGCGACGGCGTGGCCGGCGTAGTCGGCCCTTACACCTCCGCCTGCTCCAACGCCGTATCGAAGCTTGCCGAGCGCTACAAAGTGCCCCTGCTCGTGCCCGCTGCCGCCAAGGAAGAAATCACCCGCCAGGGTCTCAAGTGGGTCTACCGCTTGAATGCCCCGGCCGACCAGTATGCGGCGAGCCTCATCGACGCTGCCACCGGCCTCGGCAAGCCCAAGACCATCGCATTCATCTATGAGAACACCGATTTCGGCACCTCCACGGTCAAGACCGCCAAAGAGTACGTGGCCAAGAAAGGCATCCAGGTGGTTGCCGATGAGCCCTACTCAAAGGGATCTCCCGACTATCGCTCGACCCTGACCAAGGTCAAGGCCAAGAACCCCGATCTGGTCTTCATGGTTTCCTATGTGGCAGATGCCATCCTTCTCATGCGCCAGTCCCGTGAAATCGGCCTGAAGCCCCAGGCGTTCCTGGGCGGCGGCGCCGGCTTCACCACCGTGCAGTTTGCGAACGAGAAGCAGATTTCCAACTACGTCCTTTCCTGCACCCAGTGGACTGATGACGTGAACTGGCCGGGAGCCGCGGACTTCGCCAAGCGTTATAAGGCCAAGTTCGGCAAAGAGCCCACCTACCACGCCGCCTGCGCCTACGAAGCCATGATGATCATGGCCCAGACCGCGGCCGCTGCCAACGGTGACCGAGAAAAGACTCGCGCCGGGCTCAAGGCCGGCAAGTGGAACGGCATCATGGGTGAGGTCAAGTTCGAGGACTACGCCGGATTCACCAACCAGAACAACCACCAGATGCTGGTTCAGCAAATCCTGAACGGCAAGTACGAGACGGTCTACCCGGCCAAGTTCGCCACCAAGAAGGCCGTGTATCCGTTCCCCGGCTGGAAATAG
- a CDS encoding branched-chain amino acid ABC transporter permease, whose product MTIFLQSLISGILIGGVYALIGIGLTIIFGVMRVINFAHGDIMMIGMYLTYNFFSLAGVDPFVSIALTIPLMFLFGAILQKTFINRVLGALPQNQILLTIGLGLIMSNTMMFIYTSDYKILTTSYSSSSFNIGTISISWPLAISFLITAAITLLLYWFLMKTDTGQAIRATAQDREAAQLMGINVKRMSILAFGMGAALAGTAGALISPTYYIFPQIGSTFTLKAFVITVLGGMGSIVGATIGGVIIGVAESLGAVYISSGWKDVVVFVLFLLVLLFKPAGLLGKSKM is encoded by the coding sequence ATGACCATTTTCCTCCAATCGCTCATCAGCGGCATTCTGATCGGCGGCGTCTACGCCCTGATCGGCATAGGACTCACCATCATCTTCGGTGTCATGCGGGTCATCAACTTCGCCCACGGCGACATCATGATGATCGGCATGTACCTGACCTATAACTTCTTCTCCCTGGCGGGGGTCGATCCGTTCGTCTCCATCGCCCTCACCATCCCGCTCATGTTCCTCTTCGGAGCCATTCTCCAGAAAACATTCATCAACCGCGTGCTCGGAGCCCTGCCCCAGAACCAAATACTGCTTACCATCGGCCTGGGACTGATTATGAGCAACACGATGATGTTCATCTATACCTCCGACTACAAGATCCTGACTACATCTTATTCGTCGAGCAGCTTCAATATCGGCACCATCTCCATTTCATGGCCGCTGGCCATCTCTTTCCTGATCACCGCGGCGATAACGCTGCTCCTGTACTGGTTCCTGATGAAGACCGACACGGGTCAGGCGATCCGGGCAACGGCCCAGGACCGGGAAGCGGCCCAGCTCATGGGGATCAACGTGAAGCGGATGTCAATCCTGGCCTTCGGCATGGGTGCGGCCCTGGCCGGCACGGCTGGTGCGCTCATCTCCCCTACCTACTACATCTTCCCCCAGATCGGGAGCACCTTCACCCTCAAGGCATTCGTCATCACGGTTCTCGGGGGAATGGGGAGCATCGTGGGGGCCACCATCGGCGGCGTCATCATCGGGGTGGCGGAGTCCCTCGGGGCCGTCTACATCTCCTCCGGCTGGAAGGACGTGGTCGTGTTCGTCCTCTTCCTCCTGGTGCTTCTCTTCAAGCCGGCGGGTCTGCTCGGCAAATCCAAAATGTAG
- a CDS encoding branched-chain amino acid ABC transporter permease, which yields MRQINALITNTRGASPVSIILGVVILAGLFLFPKAVESPYALHIMILFFLSTIMGESWNIVGGYTGQYSVGHAAYFGAGAYTTMVLMQFKQIPPWYGMIAGIAVALVVSLIIGSICFRLRGPYFVLASIAVAEIMRLCAMNLKDLTNGAEGILATDIPPFTLGGTVITDFLSKVPFYYIGLVIAILTIAVTYLVQHSKLGYYFQAIREDQDAAHSLGINLSIYKNIALAISAVFTSLAGSFYAIYIGFIDPPTVLALDISVQIVLICIIGGIGTIWGPVVGSLVLVPLSEALRSNLIAQGIFKIGLASEESGVGIFLKDHLAHAHALIYGILVVVVILFMPDGVLGYVKKLTKKKAM from the coding sequence ATGAGACAGATCAATGCTCTGATAACCAATACGCGGGGGGCCTCGCCGGTGTCGATCATCCTCGGGGTGGTCATCCTCGCGGGCCTATTCCTCTTTCCCAAAGCAGTGGAGAGCCCCTACGCCCTTCACATCATGATCCTCTTCTTCCTCAGCACCATCATGGGGGAGAGCTGGAACATCGTCGGCGGCTACACGGGACAGTACTCAGTGGGCCATGCCGCCTATTTCGGGGCCGGCGCCTACACCACCATGGTTCTGATGCAGTTCAAGCAGATCCCCCCTTGGTACGGGATGATTGCCGGCATCGCAGTGGCGCTGGTGGTTTCCCTCATCATCGGCAGCATCTGCTTCCGACTCCGGGGACCCTATTTTGTTCTCGCGTCCATTGCCGTGGCCGAGATTATGCGCCTCTGCGCCATGAATCTGAAGGACCTGACCAACGGTGCCGAAGGTATCCTGGCCACAGACATCCCCCCTTTCACCCTGGGTGGGACGGTAATCACCGACTTTCTCTCCAAGGTCCCCTTCTACTACATCGGCCTGGTGATCGCCATCCTGACCATCGCAGTCACCTATCTGGTGCAGCACTCCAAACTCGGCTACTACTTCCAGGCCATCCGCGAAGACCAGGATGCGGCCCATTCTCTCGGGATCAACCTCTCTATCTACAAGAACATCGCCCTGGCCATCTCGGCGGTCTTCACGTCGCTGGCAGGCAGCTTCTACGCCATCTACATCGGCTTTATCGACCCCCCTACAGTGCTCGCCCTGGACATCTCGGTTCAGATCGTTCTTATCTGCATCATCGGCGGCATCGGCACCATCTGGGGACCGGTGGTGGGGTCACTGGTGCTGGTACCTCTCTCCGAAGCCCTGCGCAGCAACCTGATCGCCCAGGGAATATTCAAGATCGGCCTGGCCAGCGAGGAGTCCGGAGTCGGGATCTTCCTCAAGGACCACCTGGCCCACGCCCACGCCCTGATCTACGGTATCCTGGTCGTAGTGGTCATCCTCTTCATGCCCGACGGCGTCCTGGGCTACGTCAAGAAACTCACCAAGAAAAAGGCGATGTGA
- a CDS encoding ABC transporter ATP-binding protein, with the protein MAILEIKHVSKFFGGLAANSDVSFSMEEGMIMGLIGPNGAGKTTLFNCITGYYPPSRGDVIFDGRKLNGMEPDKVCKLGMVRTWQKVRPLAKLSVLDNVMVGALCRTGSLKVAREIAHEQLKVVGLDNKSNFLAGGLPIGERKKLEVARVLATQPKMLLLDEVMGGLNPAESEEIIQLILDIKERGGITQMVIEHDMKAIMRISERIVVLNSGEKLAEGTPEEIVNNQAVVEAYLGSEH; encoded by the coding sequence ATGGCGATACTGGAAATAAAGCACGTCAGTAAATTCTTCGGCGGTCTCGCCGCTAACTCGGACGTCTCCTTCTCCATGGAGGAGGGGATGATCATGGGGCTCATCGGCCCCAACGGCGCCGGCAAGACCACCCTGTTCAACTGCATTACCGGCTACTACCCCCCGTCGCGGGGGGATGTGATCTTCGACGGCAGGAAACTCAACGGCATGGAGCCCGACAAGGTCTGCAAACTCGGCATGGTCCGCACCTGGCAGAAGGTCCGTCCCCTGGCCAAGCTCTCGGTGCTCGACAACGTCATGGTCGGCGCCCTCTGCCGGACCGGCTCCCTCAAGGTTGCCCGCGAGATTGCCCACGAGCAGCTCAAGGTGGTGGGACTGGATAACAAGTCCAACTTCCTCGCCGGCGGGCTCCCCATCGGCGAGCGAAAAAAGCTGGAGGTAGCCCGCGTTCTTGCCACCCAGCCCAAAATGCTGCTCCTTGACGAGGTTATGGGAGGACTGAACCCGGCCGAAAGCGAAGAGATCATCCAGCTGATCCTCGACATCAAAGAGCGCGGCGGGATCACCCAGATGGTCATCGAGCACGACATGAAGGCGATCATGAGGATCTCCGAACGCATCGTGGTCCTCAACTCAGGGGAGAAACTGGCAGAAGGAACGCCGGAGGAGATCGTCAACAACCAGGCGGTGGTTGAGGCCTACCTGGGCTCCGAGCACTGA
- a CDS encoding ABC transporter ATP-binding protein: MLKIEKLNFSYGDLKVLWDIDLEVKQGEIVTVVGSNGAGKSTTLKNISRLVKPDSGTLTFNGTDLTKLESHEVVAQGIVQVPEGRKIFPEMTVLENLRMGSYLKSTRGDREANVDRVFGLFPRLKERAKQLGGTMSGGEQQMLAIARGLMTNPKLLLLDEPSLGLAPLLVKFIFEIITEINKQGVTILLVEQNVFQSLRIAHRAYVLETGRVVLSGTGEALLNDEHVKKAFLGM; the protein is encoded by the coding sequence ATGCTCAAGATAGAAAAACTCAATTTCAGCTACGGAGACCTCAAGGTCCTCTGGGATATCGACCTGGAGGTCAAGCAGGGTGAAATCGTCACCGTTGTCGGCTCCAACGGCGCCGGCAAGTCCACCACACTCAAGAACATTTCGCGGCTCGTGAAACCCGACTCGGGCACCCTCACCTTCAACGGCACAGATCTCACCAAACTGGAATCCCACGAGGTGGTGGCTCAGGGAATCGTCCAGGTACCCGAGGGGCGGAAGATCTTCCCGGAAATGACAGTTCTCGAAAACCTGCGGATGGGCTCCTATCTCAAGAGTACCCGCGGCGACCGGGAGGCCAACGTGGACCGGGTCTTCGGCCTCTTCCCCCGGCTCAAGGAGCGGGCAAAACAGCTGGGCGGCACCATGAGCGGCGGCGAGCAACAGATGCTCGCCATTGCACGGGGGCTAATGACGAACCCCAAGCTTCTGCTGCTGGACGAGCCGTCCCTCGGTCTCGCGCCGCTCCTGGTCAAGTTCATCTTCGAGATCATCACCGAGATCAACAAACAGGGGGTCACCATCCTCCTCGTGGAGCAGAACGTCTTCCAGTCGCTCAGAATCGCCCACAGGGCCTATGTTCTGGAGACCGGCAGGGTTGTCCTCTCCGGCACCGGTGAGGCTCTCCTGAACGACGAACATGTGAAGAAAGCATTCCTGGGAATGTAG
- a CDS encoding CBS domain-containing protein, giving the protein MTKVGTWMTKNPVTIEKDATVIEAVHLMKEKSIRRLPVMDKETIVGILTEKMVADFRPSKATSLDTWEVHYILSKTSVTEAMNPKPYKVKPDTDLTEAAQLLHDRKLNGVLVVDDNDRLVGILTVTNALEALIEICKDPDACKK; this is encoded by the coding sequence ATGACTAAAGTAGGAACCTGGATGACGAAGAATCCCGTCACCATCGAAAAGGACGCCACAGTCATTGAGGCGGTCCATCTGATGAAGGAAAAGAGCATCCGCCGGTTGCCGGTAATGGACAAGGAAACGATCGTGGGAATCCTCACCGAGAAGATGGTGGCCGATTTCAGACCGTCCAAGGCCACGTCGCTGGATACCTGGGAGGTCCACTACATTCTTTCCAAAACCTCGGTCACCGAGGCCATGAATCCGAAACCCTACAAGGTAAAACCCGACACCGATCTGACCGAGGCGGCCCAACTTCTCCACGATCGCAAACTCAATGGCGTCCTGGTGGTGGACGACAACGACCGGCTGGTCGGAATCCTCACCGTCACCAACGCTCTTGAGGCACTGATCGAGATCTGCAAGGACCCGGATGCCTGCAAGAAATAA